A region from the Paraburkholderia youngii genome encodes:
- the xdhB gene encoding xanthine dehydrogenase molybdopterin binding subunit, with the protein MNRTDAFIERAGERADQRDATPNDGISSASIGVPLPHESAALHVSGEATYTDDIAELHGTLHAALGLSRHAHARIVSMDLDAVRNAPGVIAVLSADDIPGENNCGPVLHDDPILADGEVLYLGQPVFAVIAETHELARRAAALAKSDDVIRYEPLDAILTAADAKAAKQFVLPPLHLRRGDPDAKIAAAPHRLAGTFEVGGQEQFYLEGQIAYAVPKEMDGMLVYSSTQHPSEMQQVVAHMLDWPAHNVVCECRRMGGGFGGKESQSALFACVAALAAQRLRRPVKLRADRDDDFLITGKRHDAVYEYEAGFDDQGRLLGVRVEIALRAGYSADLSGAVATRAVCHFDNAYYLPDVDIVALCCKTNTQSNTAFRGFGGPQGALVMEVLLDGIARELRLDPLDVRLANYYGVGERDTTPYGQRVEDNIIAPLTDALLASSDYRARRAALAEFNAKSPVLKRGLAFSPVKFGISFNVPFLNQAGALVHVYKDGSVLVNHGGTEMGQGLNTKVAQVVANQFGLPLSRVRVTATDTSKIANTSATAASTGSDLNGMAAEAAAQTIRARLAEVAARQLGGDASDVQFARGSVSVNGGALPFEQLVNAAYLARVQLWSDGFYATPKVHWDAKTLTGHPFYYFAYGAAVSEVVVDTLTGEWKLVRADVLHDAGQSINPAIDLGQIEGGFIQGMGWLTTEELWWNRDGRLMTHAPSTYKIPAVSDTPAAFHVRLYDNSNAEPTVFRSKAVGEPPLLLPFSVFLAIRDAIAAAVPGAQHAPLLRAPATPEAILDALDALSASDASQHADPTEAAAHPDSADTPTPPAAPTPDAAPQGESPDASLAH; encoded by the coding sequence ATGAACCGGACCGATGCCTTTATCGAACGCGCGGGCGAGCGTGCCGATCAACGCGATGCGACGCCTAACGATGGCATTAGCAGCGCGTCGATCGGCGTGCCGCTGCCGCACGAATCCGCCGCGCTGCACGTGAGCGGCGAAGCGACCTACACCGACGATATCGCCGAGCTGCACGGCACGCTGCACGCGGCGCTCGGCCTATCGCGCCATGCGCATGCGCGGATCGTGTCGATGGATCTCGACGCGGTCAGAAACGCGCCCGGCGTGATCGCGGTGCTGAGCGCCGACGATATTCCCGGCGAAAACAATTGCGGCCCGGTGCTGCACGACGATCCGATTCTCGCCGACGGCGAAGTGCTGTACCTCGGCCAGCCGGTCTTCGCGGTGATCGCCGAAACTCACGAACTCGCCCGCCGCGCGGCCGCGCTCGCGAAAAGCGACGACGTGATCCGCTACGAGCCTCTCGACGCGATCCTCACCGCCGCCGATGCCAAAGCCGCGAAGCAGTTCGTGCTGCCGCCGCTGCATCTGCGGCGCGGCGATCCGGACGCGAAGATCGCCGCCGCGCCGCATCGGCTGGCCGGCACGTTCGAGGTCGGCGGCCAGGAGCAGTTCTATCTCGAAGGCCAGATCGCCTATGCGGTGCCGAAGGAGATGGACGGAATGCTCGTCTACAGTTCGACGCAGCATCCGAGCGAAATGCAGCAGGTGGTCGCGCATATGCTCGACTGGCCCGCGCATAACGTCGTGTGCGAATGCCGGCGCATGGGCGGCGGTTTCGGCGGCAAGGAATCGCAATCGGCGCTATTCGCGTGCGTGGCCGCGCTCGCGGCGCAACGCTTGCGTCGGCCGGTCAAGCTGCGCGCCGATCGCGACGACGACTTCCTGATCACCGGCAAGCGCCACGACGCGGTCTACGAATACGAGGCGGGCTTCGACGATCAGGGCCGCCTGCTCGGCGTGCGCGTCGAAATCGCGCTGCGCGCCGGCTACTCCGCGGATCTGTCGGGCGCGGTCGCGACGCGCGCCGTATGCCACTTCGACAACGCGTACTACCTGCCCGACGTCGATATCGTCGCGCTGTGCTGCAAGACCAATACACAGTCGAACACCGCGTTTCGCGGCTTCGGCGGACCGCAGGGCGCGCTCGTGATGGAGGTGCTGCTCGACGGCATCGCGCGCGAGTTGCGGCTCGATCCGCTCGACGTACGGCTCGCGAATTACTACGGCGTCGGCGAACGCGATACGACGCCATACGGACAACGCGTCGAAGACAACATCATCGCGCCGCTGACGGACGCGCTGCTCGCTTCGAGCGACTACCGCGCGCGGCGCGCGGCGCTCGCCGAATTCAATGCGAAGAGTCCCGTGCTCAAACGCGGCCTCGCGTTTTCGCCGGTCAAGTTCGGCATCTCGTTCAACGTGCCGTTCCTGAATCAGGCCGGTGCGCTCGTGCACGTGTACAAGGACGGCTCCGTGCTCGTCAATCACGGCGGCACCGAGATGGGCCAGGGGCTCAACACGAAGGTCGCGCAGGTGGTCGCGAATCAGTTCGGCTTGCCGCTATCGCGCGTGCGGGTGACGGCGACCGATACATCGAAGATCGCCAACACCTCCGCGACCGCGGCTTCCACCGGCAGCGATCTGAACGGCATGGCAGCCGAAGCCGCCGCGCAGACGATCCGCGCACGGCTCGCCGAAGTCGCGGCGCGCCAGCTCGGCGGCGACGCGAGCGACGTGCAGTTCGCGCGCGGCAGCGTATCGGTGAACGGTGGCGCGCTGCCGTTCGAACAGCTCGTCAACGCCGCGTATCTCGCGCGCGTGCAGTTGTGGTCGGACGGCTTCTACGCGACGCCGAAAGTGCATTGGGATGCGAAGACGCTGACCGGTCATCCGTTCTATTACTTCGCGTATGGCGCGGCGGTGTCGGAGGTCGTCGTCGATACGCTGACCGGCGAGTGGAAGCTCGTGCGCGCGGACGTGTTGCACGACGCGGGCCAATCGATCAATCCGGCGATCGATCTCGGCCAGATCGAAGGCGGCTTCATTCAGGGCATGGGCTGGCTCACCACCGAAGAGCTGTGGTGGAACCGCGACGGCCGCCTGATGACGCACGCGCCGTCGACATACAAGATTCCCGCGGTCAGCGACACGCCCGCCGCGTTCCACGTGCGGCTCTACGACAACAGCAATGCGGAGCCGACCGTGTTCCGCTCGAAGGCCGTAGGCGAGCCGCCGTTGCTGCTGCCGTTCTCGGTGTTTCTAGCGATTCGCGACGCGATCGCAGCCGCGGTGCCGGGCGCACAACATGCTCCGCTGTTGCGCGCGCCCGCGACGCCCGAGGCGATACTCGACGCGCTGGACGCGTTGAGCGCGTCGGACGCGTCGCAGCACGCAGATCCGACCGAAGCCGCCGCGCACCCCGACAGCGCGGACACCCCCACGCCACCCGCCGCGCCGACACCCGACGCGGCCCCGCAAGGAGAATCGCCGGATGCAAGCCTGGCTCACTGA
- the xdhA gene encoding xanthine dehydrogenase small subunit has protein sequence MTTQTIRFYHQGSVREVAGVPATRTVLQHLREDLRCTGTKEGCAEGDCGACTVVIGELDARGELALKAVNACIQFLPTLDGRALFTVEDLRAANGALHPVQQALVDCHGSQCGFCTPGFVMSMWALYENQPASAGLPTRDEIDAALSGNLCRCTGYRPIIDAAQKMFDYAQHPRVGLDRDAVAATLRTLQRKDTFEYSAPDTRGAAFGAPTFHAPLTLDAFATLRAQYPDARIVAGSTDVGLWVTKQFRDLGDLLYIGNVAELKTIARDAQTLTIGAAATLEDAYAALTADYPELAELWTRFASLPIRNAGTLGGNVANGSPIGDSMPALLALGAEVELRRDRTTRTLPLDAFYLGYQKTALAAGEFVSALRVPRPAGALRFRTYKVAKRYDQDISAVCAAFALHVAQDGTIRAARVAFGGMAATPKRAAHAEAALDGAAWNEQTARRAMDALAADYQPLTDMRASSAYRLKVARNLLWRFYLETRDDAPLALCDVNAFAFEADTAVAKESP, from the coding sequence ATGACAACGCAAACCATCCGCTTCTATCACCAGGGGTCCGTCCGCGAGGTCGCGGGCGTTCCGGCGACGCGCACCGTGCTGCAGCACCTGCGCGAGGACTTACGCTGCACCGGCACCAAGGAAGGCTGCGCGGAAGGCGACTGCGGCGCGTGCACGGTCGTGATCGGCGAACTCGACGCGCGCGGCGAGCTCGCGCTGAAGGCGGTCAACGCCTGCATCCAGTTCCTGCCGACGCTCGACGGCCGCGCCCTCTTCACCGTCGAAGACCTGCGCGCCGCGAACGGCGCGCTGCATCCGGTGCAGCAGGCGCTGGTCGACTGTCACGGTTCGCAATGCGGCTTCTGCACACCCGGCTTCGTGATGTCGATGTGGGCGCTCTACGAGAACCAGCCCGCCAGCGCCGGCCTGCCGACCCGCGACGAAATCGACGCCGCGCTGTCCGGCAATCTGTGCCGCTGCACCGGCTACCGGCCGATCATCGATGCCGCGCAGAAGATGTTCGACTACGCGCAGCATCCGCGCGTCGGGCTCGACCGCGATGCGGTCGCGGCCACGCTGCGCACGCTGCAGCGCAAAGACACGTTCGAATACAGCGCCCCCGACACCCGTGGCGCCGCGTTCGGCGCACCCACCTTCCACGCCCCGCTCACGCTCGACGCGTTCGCGACGCTGCGCGCGCAGTATCCGGACGCGCGCATCGTCGCGGGCAGCACCGACGTCGGCTTGTGGGTCACCAAGCAGTTTCGCGATCTCGGCGACCTGCTGTACATCGGTAACGTCGCCGAATTGAAGACGATCGCGCGCGACGCGCAAACGCTGACGATCGGCGCGGCGGCCACGCTCGAAGACGCGTACGCGGCGCTCACCGCCGACTACCCCGAGCTCGCCGAACTATGGACGCGCTTCGCCTCGCTGCCGATCCGCAATGCGGGCACGCTCGGCGGCAACGTCGCGAACGGCTCGCCGATCGGCGATTCGATGCCGGCACTGCTCGCGCTCGGCGCCGAGGTCGAACTGCGCCGCGATCGCACGACCCGCACGCTGCCGCTCGACGCGTTCTACCTCGGCTATCAGAAGACCGCGCTCGCGGCCGGCGAATTCGTCAGCGCGCTGCGCGTGCCGCGCCCGGCAGGCGCGCTGCGGTTTCGCACCTACAAGGTGGCGAAGCGTTACGACCAGGACATCTCGGCGGTGTGCGCGGCGTTTGCGCTGCACGTCGCGCAAGACGGCACGATCCGCGCGGCGCGCGTCGCGTTCGGCGGCATGGCGGCGACACCGAAGCGCGCCGCGCATGCCGAAGCCGCGCTCGACGGCGCGGCGTGGAACGAACAAACCGCCCGTCGCGCGATGGACGCGCTCGCCGCCGACTACCAGCCGCTCACCGACATGCGCGCATCGAGCGCGTATCGGCTGAAGGTCGCGCGCAATCTGCTGTGGCGCTTCTACCTCGAAACGCGCGACGACGCGCCGCTCGCGCTCTGCGATGTCAACGCGTTCGCGTTCGAAGCGGACACAGCCGTCGCGAAGGAGTCGCCGTGA
- a CDS encoding disulfide bond formation protein B has translation MTNDSAMLRRERTLLNLLGLICLALVGGALYLQFGLREDPCPLCIIQRYFFLLIAIFAFLGARFKNWRGVRLLEVMAALSALAGIATAARHVYIQANPGFSCGFDELQPIVDSLPPAHWLPSVFKVAGLCETAYPPILGLTLPMWSGVAFIVAFVALVLSLVRNRHRVS, from the coding sequence ATGACTAACGACTCCGCGATGCTGCGCCGCGAGCGCACCCTGCTGAATCTGCTCGGCCTGATCTGTCTCGCCCTCGTGGGCGGTGCGCTGTACCTGCAGTTCGGCCTGCGCGAAGACCCGTGTCCGCTGTGCATCATCCAGCGCTATTTCTTTCTGCTGATCGCGATCTTCGCGTTCCTTGGCGCGCGCTTCAAGAACTGGCGCGGCGTGCGCCTGCTCGAAGTGATGGCGGCGCTGTCGGCGCTCGCCGGCATCGCGACCGCCGCGCGCCATGTGTACATCCAGGCGAATCCTGGCTTCAGCTGCGGCTTCGACGAGCTGCAGCCGATCGTTGACAGCCTGCCGCCCGCGCACTGGCTGCCGAGCGTTTTCAAGGTCGCGGGCCTGTGCGAAACCGCATATCCGCCGATTCTCGGGCTGACGCTGCCAATGTGGTCGGGGGTCGCGTTCATCGTCGCGTTTGTCGCGCTGGTGCTGAGCCTGGTGCGCAATCGCCATCGGGTGTCCTGA
- a CDS encoding amidase, which produces MATDFAPFPPLAQLAADLAAGRTTSRALVETALDRIADPAGQGAAVFMHVDADAARAAADAHDRLRAAGTVLSPLAGIPVSVKDLFDIEGQPTRAGSVVLADAPAAKADAVAVARLKRAGAVIVGRTNMSEFAFSGLGLNPHYGHPLSPYRRGVKGDERVSGGSSSGAAASVADGMAAVALATDTGGSIRIPAALCGLTGFKPTAARIPKQGGVPLSSTLDSFGPIGVSVACCALVDRMLAGLEPRIPAARPLEGVRLGVLTNFVTDGVEPEVARAIDTALKHLEAAGAIVSEVRFAPLDRLPEINRFGFSPIEAYAWHRPLLDKHREQYDPRVLVRIMKGQPATAVDYLDLLAERAAMLDEAARTLWQRFDAVVAPTVPVVPPRLADLLDDDDTFGHTNALILRNPSVFNFLDSCALSLPCHLRGDAPVGLMLAGAPHADDALLAIGRAAEAVLKAIR; this is translated from the coding sequence ATGGCCACTGACTTCGCTCCGTTCCCGCCGCTTGCCCAGCTTGCCGCCGATCTCGCCGCCGGCCGCACCACCAGCCGCGCGCTCGTCGAAACCGCGCTCGACCGGATCGCCGACCCCGCCGGCCAGGGCGCCGCCGTCTTCATGCACGTCGACGCCGATGCCGCGCGCGCCGCCGCCGACGCGCACGACCGCCTGCGCGCGGCCGGCACCGTGCTGTCGCCGCTCGCCGGGATTCCGGTGTCGGTCAAGGACCTGTTCGACATCGAAGGCCAGCCGACCCGCGCGGGCTCCGTCGTGCTCGCCGATGCGCCAGCCGCGAAAGCCGACGCGGTCGCGGTCGCGCGGCTGAAGCGGGCCGGCGCCGTGATCGTCGGGCGCACCAACATGAGCGAGTTCGCGTTTTCCGGGCTCGGCCTGAATCCGCACTACGGCCATCCGTTGTCGCCGTACCGGCGCGGCGTGAAGGGCGACGAGCGGGTTTCGGGCGGCTCGTCGTCGGGCGCGGCGGCATCGGTCGCCGACGGCATGGCGGCGGTCGCGCTCGCCACCGACACCGGCGGCTCGATCCGCATTCCAGCCGCGTTGTGCGGGCTGACCGGCTTCAAGCCGACCGCCGCGCGCATCCCGAAACAGGGCGGCGTGCCGCTGTCGTCGACGCTCGATTCGTTCGGGCCGATCGGCGTATCGGTCGCCTGCTGCGCGCTGGTCGACCGGATGCTCGCCGGGCTCGAGCCGCGCATCCCGGCCGCGCGGCCGCTCGAAGGCGTGCGTCTCGGCGTGCTGACCAACTTCGTGACCGACGGCGTCGAGCCCGAAGTCGCGCGCGCGATCGACACCGCGCTCAAGCACCTGGAGGCGGCCGGCGCGATCGTCAGCGAGGTGCGCTTTGCGCCGCTCGACCGCCTGCCGGAAATCAACCGCTTCGGCTTTTCGCCGATCGAGGCGTATGCGTGGCATCGCCCGCTGCTCGACAAGCATCGCGAGCAGTACGACCCGCGCGTGCTCGTGCGCATCATGAAAGGACAGCCGGCCACCGCGGTCGACTATCTGGACCTGCTCGCCGAGCGCGCCGCGATGCTCGACGAAGCCGCGCGCACGCTGTGGCAGCGTTTCGATGCGGTCGTCGCGCCCACCGTGCCGGTCGTGCCGCCGCGCCTCGCCGACCTGCTCGACGACGACGACACGTTCGGCCACACTAACGCGCTGATCCTGCGCAACCCGAGCGTGTTCAACTTCCTCGATAGCTGCGCGCTGTCGCTGCCGTGCCATCTGCGCGGCGACGCGCCGGTCGGACTGATGCTGGCGGGCGCGCCGCACGCCGACGACGCGCTGCTCGCAATCGGCCGCGCGGCCGAGGCGGTGTTGAAAGCGATCCGCTAA
- a CDS encoding cation:proton antiporter produces the protein MHHGIGFIQDLAVVMALAGVVTVLFHRLKQPVVLGYIVAGVIIGPYTPPFQLIHDEQTIQTLGELGVVFLMFSLGLEFSLRKLFKVGATAIVAALSEIVLMLWIGYAIGNAFGWSPMDSLFLGAILAISSTTIIVKALSDLGLKRESFAQLVFGILIVEDILGIAMLVLLTGIAQTGQLSAGLAAVTLGKLLLFMTVSLLVGVLLVPRALNYVARTGSNEMMLVSVLGFCFGFCLLVVKLDYSIALGAFLIGAIMAESRHLHRIEHLIAPLRDAFSAIFFVTIGLMLNPAVILDYGWPIAVITLAVIVGKIVSCGLGAFLSGQDGRTSMRVGMTVSQIGEFSFIIATLGLTLKVTSGFLYPIAVAVSALTTLTTPYLIRVADPLTRRIANAMPATLSNAFGMYGQWLRSLVAARGEPTLISMTRRIVVQIGVNLALVAAIFLVVSYSAPHSGRLLAHWLDEEPLQRVVQWSVALVVSLPFLVAVYRKTKSLALLLAEVSVLPTAAGRFTSALRHAIADLVPIVSMIGVFLLVAALSGSILPPTGLLVAVLACAALLLTLVWRWCVKIHASMQIALRETFDERPDP, from the coding sequence ATGCACCATGGCATTGGCTTCATCCAGGATCTGGCCGTCGTGATGGCGCTGGCGGGCGTCGTCACCGTGCTGTTCCATCGCCTGAAGCAGCCGGTGGTGCTCGGCTATATCGTGGCCGGCGTGATCATCGGACCGTACACGCCGCCGTTCCAGCTGATCCACGACGAACAGACGATTCAGACGCTCGGCGAGCTGGGCGTCGTGTTCCTGATGTTTTCGCTGGGCCTCGAATTCAGCCTGCGCAAGCTGTTCAAGGTCGGCGCGACGGCGATCGTCGCCGCGCTGTCCGAGATCGTGCTGATGCTGTGGATCGGCTACGCGATCGGCAATGCGTTCGGCTGGAGCCCGATGGATTCGCTGTTCCTCGGCGCGATCCTCGCGATCTCGTCGACCACGATCATCGTGAAGGCGCTGTCCGACCTCGGACTCAAACGCGAAAGCTTCGCGCAGCTCGTGTTCGGCATCCTGATCGTCGAAGACATTCTGGGCATCGCGATGCTCGTGCTGCTGACCGGCATCGCGCAGACCGGGCAGTTGTCGGCCGGGCTCGCGGCCGTCACGCTCGGCAAGCTGCTGCTGTTCATGACGGTGTCGCTGCTGGTCGGCGTGCTGCTCGTGCCGCGCGCGCTGAACTACGTCGCGCGCACCGGCAGCAACGAGATGATGCTCGTGTCCGTGCTCGGCTTCTGCTTCGGCTTCTGTCTGCTGGTCGTCAAGCTCGATTACAGCATCGCGCTCGGCGCGTTTCTGATCGGCGCGATCATGGCCGAGTCGCGCCATCTGCATCGGATCGAGCATCTGATCGCGCCGCTGCGCGACGCGTTTTCCGCGATCTTCTTCGTGACGATCGGACTGATGCTGAACCCGGCCGTGATACTCGACTACGGATGGCCGATCGCCGTGATCACGCTCGCGGTGATCGTCGGCAAGATCGTGTCGTGCGGGCTCGGCGCGTTTCTGTCGGGGCAGGACGGGCGCACGTCGATGCGCGTCGGCATGACCGTGTCGCAGATCGGCGAGTTCTCGTTCATCATCGCGACGCTCGGTTTGACGTTGAAGGTGACGAGCGGGTTTCTGTATCCGATCGCGGTCGCCGTGTCGGCGTTGACCACGCTGACGACACCCTATCTGATCCGCGTCGCCGATCCGCTGACGCGCCGCATCGCGAATGCGATGCCCGCCACGTTATCCAACGCGTTCGGCATGTACGGGCAATGGCTGCGCAGTTTGGTCGCGGCGCGCGGCGAGCCGACGCTGATCAGCATGACGCGGCGCATCGTCGTGCAGATCGGTGTGAATCTCGCGCTCGTCGCGGCGATTTTCCTGGTCGTGTCATATAGCGCGCCGCATAGCGGCCGGCTGCTCGCGCACTGGCTCGACGAGGAGCCATTGCAACGCGTCGTGCAGTGGAGTGTCGCGCTGGTGGTGTCGCTGCCGTTCCTCGTGGCCGTGTATCGCAAGACCAAGTCGCTCGCGCTGCTGCTCGCCGAAGTCAGCGTGCTGCCGACCGCTGCCGGGCGCTTCACCAGCGCGCTGCGTCACGCGATCGCCGACCTCGTGCCGATCGTGTCGATGATCGGCGTGTTTCTGCTGGTGGCGGCGCTGTCGGGCAGCATCCTGCCGCCGACGGGCCTGCTCGTCGCAGTGCTCGCGTGCGCCGCGCTGCTGCTCACGCTCGTGTGGCGATGGTGCGTGAAGATTCACGCGTCGATGCAGATCGCGTTGCGGGAGACTTTCGACGAGCGGCCAGACCCTTGA
- a CDS encoding gamma-glutamyl-gamma-aminobutyrate hydrolase family protein (Members of this family of hydrolases with an active site Cys residue belong to MEROPS family C26.) yields MSDKPENAGTTGSPPPSSPAPSGTPAAPAPSLPPSHEDATQSAAKDTSPATEEATARSSTDDPISASSVTREDPRAARLRDAVEARSAAAESTARQEAAVHEREARRAGTRPGGATTVKPEPAVKPTAAAGQPLVGGGLSAADVATDGEIATEETAARAARAPGSPPPGFGAAPDFSATNPPPPNALPPSPPRYLKQSDSAWSVFGRIVAARARQLFDRAGQRITQRTLRIGVSARIFHPEPGAKGLRGKTLQYLEESIAHWVMSRDVLVFMIPTVGHQGMLHPSNIRLRDYAKHLDGLLLQGGADVSPQTYAETASSHEWPGDRVRDMYELELLHEFVESGKPVLGVCRGCQLINVAFGGTLYQDIATDVPTANAHVNENYDQHRHGVHFPDGSTLLNMFPGRRDAIVNSIHHQAVKTLGRDLNIEAVSASDGIIEAVRYRRAPFVMGVQWHPEFHRAGGPELLDCTPLLDTFLRVARETRF; encoded by the coding sequence ATGAGCGACAAACCCGAAAACGCCGGCACGACCGGCAGCCCACCGCCGAGCTCGCCCGCGCCGAGCGGCACGCCGGCCGCACCGGCGCCCTCGCTTCCTCCGTCGCATGAAGATGCCACCCAGTCGGCCGCCAAAGACACGAGCCCGGCCACCGAGGAGGCGACCGCGCGATCGTCGACCGACGATCCGATCAGCGCATCGTCAGTCACTCGCGAAGATCCGCGCGCGGCGCGGTTGCGCGACGCGGTGGAGGCACGCAGCGCCGCCGCCGAATCGACCGCGCGCCAGGAAGCCGCGGTGCACGAGCGCGAAGCGCGGCGCGCCGGTACGCGCCCCGGCGGCGCGACCACGGTGAAACCCGAGCCAGCCGTCAAACCGACGGCGGCCGCCGGCCAGCCTCTAGTGGGTGGCGGCCTCAGCGCCGCGGACGTCGCCACCGACGGCGAGATCGCCACCGAGGAAACCGCCGCGCGCGCGGCGCGCGCGCCCGGCTCGCCGCCGCCCGGATTCGGCGCGGCACCCGATTTCAGCGCCACCAATCCGCCTCCGCCCAACGCGCTTCCGCCGTCGCCGCCGCGTTATCTGAAGCAGAGCGATTCGGCGTGGAGCGTGTTCGGCCGTATCGTCGCGGCGCGCGCGCGGCAGCTGTTCGACCGCGCGGGACAGCGGATCACGCAGCGCACGCTGCGCATCGGCGTGTCGGCGCGCATCTTCCACCCGGAACCGGGCGCGAAGGGCTTGCGCGGCAAGACGCTGCAGTATCTGGAAGAGTCGATCGCGCACTGGGTGATGTCGCGCGACGTGCTGGTATTCATGATCCCGACCGTCGGTCATCAGGGCATGCTGCACCCGAGCAACATCCGTTTGCGCGACTATGCGAAGCATCTCGACGGCCTGCTGCTGCAAGGCGGCGCCGACGTGTCGCCGCAGACCTACGCGGAAACGGCGAGCAGCCACGAATGGCCCGGTGACCGCGTGCGCGACATGTACGAGCTCGAACTGCTGCACGAGTTCGTCGAATCGGGCAAGCCGGTGCTCGGCGTGTGCCGCGGCTGCCAGCTGATCAACGTCGCGTTCGGCGGCACGCTGTATCAGGACATCGCGACCGATGTGCCTACCGCGAACGCCCACGTCAACGAGAACTACGATCAGCACCGGCACGGCGTGCATTTTCCCGATGGTTCGACGCTGCTGAACATGTTCCCCGGACGACGCGACGCGATCGTCAACTCGATCCACCATCAGGCGGTGAAGACGCTGGGCCGCGATCTGAATATCGAGGCGGTGTCGGCGTCGGACGGCATCATCGAGGCCGTGCGCTATCGGCGGGCGCCGTTCGTGATGGGCGTGCAGTGGCATCCGGAGTTTCATCGCGCGGGCGGGCCGGAGCTACTCGATTGCACGCCGTTGCTCGATACGTTCCTGCGGGTCGCGCGGGAGACCCGGTTTTGA
- a CDS encoding GNAT family N-acetyltransferase, whose product MQTTPALSLRPATLEDAALIASIHSASWQATYRGLLPDAFLDGEVTRERAAYWEARLGAPGGERRIVLIAELAGEPIGFVCVERQPESAWGVLLDNLHALPGYQGIGVGKTLMHAAVDWTRAQGEAQLYLYVLEGNTAAIGFYERHGWQLVGAEPDHMGGVDITALRYVYRLKP is encoded by the coding sequence ATGCAAACCACCCCTGCTCTCTCCCTGCGCCCCGCCACGCTCGAGGACGCCGCGCTGATCGCGTCGATCCACAGCGCCAGCTGGCAGGCGACCTATCGCGGTCTGTTGCCCGACGCGTTCCTCGACGGCGAAGTCACGCGCGAACGCGCCGCCTATTGGGAAGCGCGTCTCGGCGCGCCGGGCGGCGAGCGCCGCATCGTGCTGATCGCCGAATTGGCCGGCGAGCCGATCGGCTTCGTGTGTGTCGAGCGACAGCCCGAGTCCGCATGGGGCGTGCTGCTCGACAACCTGCATGCGCTGCCCGGTTATCAGGGCATCGGCGTCGGTAAAACACTGATGCACGCAGCCGTTGACTGGACCCGCGCCCAAGGCGAGGCACAGCTGTATCTGTACGTGCTCGAGGGCAATACGGCGGCGATTGGCTTTTACGAGCGGCACGGCTGGCAGTTGGTCGGCGCGGAGCCCGACCATATGGGCGGCGTCGATATCACCGCGCTGCGCTACGTGTACCGGTTGAAGCCCTGA